In Palaemon carinicauda isolate YSFRI2023 chromosome 1, ASM3689809v2, whole genome shotgun sequence, the genomic stretch GAAATAGCAAGTCAGCttgaaaaactaattaattttatcaatatatatatatatatatatatatatatatatatatatatatatatatatatatatccatatatatatatatatatatatatatatatatatatatatatctatatatatatatatgtatatatatacatatatacatactgtatatataagtatatatatgtatatatatatatatacagtatatatatatttatatatatatatatagattcatatatatgtatatattcatatatgtatatatatatatatatatatatatatatatatatatatatatatatatatgtgtatatatatatatatatatatatatatatatatatatatatatatatacatatatttatatatatatgtaaatatattcatacatattatatatacatacatacatgtatatatatatatatatatatatatatatatatatatatatatatatactgtatatatattaatatatgtatatatatatttatatatatatatatatatatatatatatatatatatattcatatgtatatatatatatgtatatatatatatattatattatatatatatatatatatatatatatatatatgtatatatatatggatacatacatatatatttgtatgtataatatataaatatatatttttcctcctTCTAAAGTTATGATAAAAGCCTGGTGTCTATAGCATTATCAGTATTTCGTAAAATGTATTACGTTATTCTAAATTGAAAAATTGCAAAGTACTCGTCTAATAATTTCCACAATCTACGATAGGATAAAAATTAAATCTCTATTACATTTACAACTGCAAAATGAGTCACCCGTCCAGTAAATTGTAGGAATTGATATTGGTTCATGAATGGGAAGGAAATTGAGGTGCTGATGTTTATGAGAGTAGATGTCTTGGAAGACATTAAACTGATTACAAAAAGAGCGGGGAAAAGAAGATAAAAGCCTTCCTATTATAGAGATCTACGTCAATAATATAAATGTATTAGGTATAAACTAAAGAGTCATATATaaaaacttgctctctctctctctctctctctctctctctctctctctctctctctctctctctctctctctctctctctctctttctctctctctatcaatatatatatatatatatatatatatatatatatatatatatatatatatatatatatatacatatatatgtgtgtgtgtgtttatgtatgagtgcttgtgtgtgtattttgtaaataaagaattttatcaatttattaagATTTTAAATTATCTTCTCCATAGTAGCTGTCATATATCAATTACCAGAGATCCTGGGACCTACTtcagttacgttttttttttttttttttttttttttgttttttgtgaatCTAAAGAGAAACTACTGTAAAGTGATAAGTAAGCAATGAAAAATATCGAACGCAACCTATTATTTATTTACAGAAATTATGTAATTTCTCATGTAACTACAAATTATCATTGGTTTTTGAGGAGACAATAAGACAGAGACACAATAATAATTGATAGAGTAAATGATACATGTCCGGAACCACGAAATGGTCAACGTGACGGAAAGACCCCTGCCATAGGAATGTCTCATTTCAGGAAAGCGGTTTAAAAGTAGCGGCTGTGGGGATGAGGTGCAATATCTTCGTCAAGACAAATTTCCTTAAGGGCAATGCTTCACAGAAAAATGGCTATTTAGAAAGTGGATGCGGAATAAAGGTATAACTGGAACAGGGTAAGGCCATCTGTCACAGATTGGGCTCAAGTTATCCACAACAGGGCCCAACTCAAAAGATGAGTTACCTACACAAGTCACACGCAAAGTAGCGACTATTAAATGATACTTTTATGTATTGTATATGAAGCACAAGATGGTAGTGTTGTTTTTCAATTTATTGTGTTACCACATGCAGGTATTCAATTTAAGGCTAAATGGATGGATAGATTAGCAGGACCATTTTATAAAGGCAGGTGATTCATGAATCTATATTTTCAAACTCGTCTTTTTCCCCCTAACGAGCCAAAAGTCTCAGATTAGATGAAGCTTCATTGTAACAATATTGTTACGAAGACATGCTTTAATGCTGTAGGAAAAAGAATTCAACATTCATGGCTACAAACTATTTTTACAAATCAAGTTTTCTTTTTTCTCAAATATCTTAAGCATATGACTATGAAAAGGACTTATGTTTGTCTTGATATAACGAATATGGAATTTATGATTTATATGATATTTCGTCTAGTAACGAGATTAAAAGgaattagtttagaaaaaaaaatcctagttatagataataataagaatattcatATGAACTAATTAGGTGACATAACTCTAATTTAAAATCCCTCGGAAATAAGGTTAGAAAGTTGAATTGAATATTATAGGCTCTCTTCAAATTAgtggtgctgagagagagagagagagagagagagagagagagagagagagagagagagagagagagagagagagagaaagagaaagagaaagaataaaagtaatttttattaaaCCTAATAAGTCGTTTATAAAGCATATTCAACtaattgtgtttatgtgtgtgcatatgttcgTAACTCATCTTTATCCTGCTAAACCGTAAGCTTATAATTCACACGCATAGAAAGATTTGCAGTCTAGTACGCCAGTATTCTGCTCTTATCGTCAGCATATTGACTAAATGTTTATATGGTTTAATAGTATCAGACTCAAGTGCTAATCCAGGTACGATCTTTGATGATTGTTTtcaaggtgaatgaagtaactagCGAAGGTTCTACTAAGACTAGGATACACTGACAATGAACAGATGTGTGTATTGATAAGTTCTCTGTAAACTGGCATCaagtgaatatataaaataaattcaatGGTAGCAGTTAGACTACCTTACTTGAAAGTTTTATTCAAAATCAGATTTGTCATTATCCAAGCCTTAGATCTAATCACCTTATATTTTAGTAATTTAGAAATTCAAGAAGGCTTATTTTGAAGATATCAACCATGAATTTGTGTAGCCAGTGCAATTGTCTGGGAGAAAATTACAACCACAATGGATATAACAATCcaaataaatgatatttttttcatattaaaactaaGATCGTAGGTTGGcctgggaaccagccacccgttgagatattgccGTTAGAGATTTATGGAGTCCTTTTAATGGTCAGACAGTActtcactggatccttctctctagtcaggTATACttccccttttcctacacataaagcaaatagtatggcctattctttacatattctcctctgccctcatacacttgacaacactgagattaccacacaattcttcttcaactaagaggttaactactgcactataattgttcattgtcttctttcctcttggtatgggtagaagagtctctttagctatggtaagaagctcttctaggagaaagacacttcaatatcaaaccattgttgtctagtcttgggtagtgctatagcctctgtaccatagtcttcttttgtcttgggttagagttttcttgcttgagggtacactcggtcacactgttctacctaatttctctttttctagtttgttaaagcttttatagcttatattggaaacatttatcttaatgttgttactgttctcaaaatatttcctttttccttatttaatttcctcactgggctattttccctattggagcgtctgggcttgtagcatcctgcttttccagctagagttatagcctatcaagtaataataataataataataataataataattcccattcTCGTTCACATTTCACACTTATCAATAGGAAAGTAAAGCATGTCAATTTGAAAAACTGATGATTTTTTTCCATataatgtgcatatgtatatatatatatatatatatatatatatatatatatatatatatatatatatatatatatataatatatatatataatatatatatatatatatatatataattatatatatatatatatatatatatatatgtgtgtgtgtgtgtatatatattctttatatatatccatatatatgtctaatatatatatatatatatatatatatatatatatatatatatatatatatatatatatatgtatatatatatataaaacatatataatgtatatattgtgattatttatatatatatatatatatatatatatatatatatatatatatatatatatatatatatatatatatacatatatatatatatatatatatatatgtatatatatatgtatataaatatatatatatatatatatatatatatatatatatatatatatatatatatatatatatatatatatatatatatatatatatatatatatatatatatatatatatatatatatatatatatatatatatatatatatatatatatatcacttttttgGGTACCTATGTATAATATGACTTCTAGTGAAGCATTTTCctacttttcaaaattattttcaatttcctATATACTAATTGCATAAGTAGTAGTCACTAAAATCATCTATTAAGGGATTATTTTGTTGGTCTCCTGTATTGGTCCGGTTAAATGAACGGGAAAGTAGCCTATGCTCTGAAGAAAATGGACAGATGTTAATTTCCAAATGAAAGAACACGCAAATACCAACAAACAGAAATAACGATAaaagaataatatacaatatacgtTGCCTCTTCACTCTTAGTCATGATAACTGTAAGAATTATTATGCGTGCTTGAACTGAGTTTTAAAGGCAGTGACTAAGAATTCATGGTTAAAATGGAGCTTTATTCCAAAACAACGCAAATTTGCACTTCTCCTTTCAATATAATTTATAATGGCGTTCTCATctccataataatattaatgagttATAAAGGTAATATAAATGATGTTGGTTAATGAGTAACGGTGACATTGATGATGATGGagttgatagtgatgataatgagtATGAAGAGATGCTCATGACTAGATGAGATGTGTGATGAATTATATAACACAACCACAAATTCACACGCTGAACGCATGAATACATTGAGATACCAACTCTACTAAAAGCATTTAAGAATTATAGTTATGATTTTACAGTCATTTTTAAACGTCATTTAAATAACAAAACTTAACACAACTCTTTCAGAGACTTTCAAAATGCACATACAGTCAGTCTCCCTTGGGTTGAACTATATACTCAAAACTGGAAAATGTTGATTGGTCTGAAGGTTAAGAGCGCTTGATGGGTAATTGACTGCAAATCTTGTACTAATTGCTAAAAAGTAACTATCTAAGGCAATTTGTCCTTCGTtctttactgttattttttctattattacagaCAGCAATATAAAGGAATATAATCATGTCTTCATAGTTGCTAATATTCTTTACTACTATAGAACTATTTCTGTTGACCCAATTCATATATTCACGTTTGTTTTTTATTAGTAAACTACAAATAGTTCAGTATTATATTATGCTTGATTATTCAATGGTTGCAAATAAAAGAAAAGTTGgaatattcttaaaattaaaaaaataaaagtttttatggttaTTTGGAATTGATATTGCAACATTTTAAGAACCTTTGTCGAAATaaattaaaaacagaaaatttaataaaacacaGTTAACAATACAAAAATATTCATTGCCTTAATATCATGCTTTCAATATCTGTTGCCACAGGAATGCCGTAAGGAACCAACAGTAGTCTCATGAGATGGCCTTCCTCGAGAAATAGTCTTTTGTGGTGTGTGCTGAACTACAGATCACATTGACAACTACAAGTTGTATAATTCCAACACGAGAGATAACTTTATTACACAACAACCATGAAAAAAAGTACTAAAATTGAGTGCAGAGCTGGAGGTTAGTCACTAAGCGAGTTTATTGTTACATCTTTATATGAGAAACTCCAGCAGACACTTTGGGGTGCTTTAATTTTCCACAATAAAATTACTAAAGAAATCAATCATACTACAATTATTCTCTTTTAATATCATTACAGAGGACTACAAAGTTACTCTAAAGTATTCAACTAACTAAACATAAGTTCTTCTATGAACAGTAGCCCCTACGGAATGGGGGAGCATAGAGGGAGGGTAAATAGTAAAAACCAAAATGTTATTGTACAAATTCTTATACTACAGAGATGTTTTCTTTTCCTTTACGTTAGCAGTGTCATTTGTTGGTGATACTTTCGTAGAAAAAACAAAGATTTCATAGAGAGAGCCATACACATCACAGCTTAATTGGGTTAAGAAAGAAGTGTAAATTTAAGCCATTGCAGCTTTATGAGAAGATTCAAGTACActgacgtttatttttttttaacaactgcTTCTTGTTCAATCTTGGCGTTTGTTACTGAAATACACACCAAAAacgtttatttatctatctatatatctatctatctattatatatatatatatatatatatatatatatatatatatatatatatatatatatatatatatatatatatatatatgtgtgtgtgtgtttatatatatatatatacatatatacatatatacatatatacatacacacacacacatatatatatatatatatatatatatatatatatatatatatatatatatatatatatatatatatatatatgctggtgttTAAATACGCTTATTAAACTTATCACCAATCACAAGACGGAGGTAACACTGCATTAATCTTTTACTTTGTAAAGCTACTGCACTATAATATTTGACAACACCTAGGAAGTTTAATCAATACAGGATAAAGACGTTTGTGATCCAAAGTTCAATGTGTATACAATAGTCCCTCATCCCTCTTTGAGTGTATAAATTCTTCATgttcattttgaaattaaatttcaaTGGAAATATTATATCAACCTCTTTATTCTTTCACAAGTGTCTTAAGAGGAAACTCATTTAGGTAtaatcttaggagagagagagttgaactttCTCAACAACATCTTTTTATAGGTATTACCTTTTTTTCATCTAAAAGCACTCTGATTGATCCCACGATTTACTCATTGGTCCACATCCTGTTTTTGGCGAAAATATGTTTCTCATTTTGTGAAGGAACGAAAAAATAAAGATTAGGTTCATCGTAAAAAAAATCCATTCatgatttttttaatattcaacttTTCATGAAACGGATCGCGCAGTCTCAATATCATCTGTCTCCCATTAATTAGTGTAAAGGAGTTTCGATTTTCATGTTTCAAGTGACAAACGATGGTTTATTTCACTTACAAGAATGAGCAAAATTTCAGAAAAATTAACGATGTGTATGAAAATGAGGTTACGTTTATTTGAAGAGAATTTTTCGAAATGCCCGCCTAAAGTCTTTATTGAATATTGTGTATATGACAGGATTGAAGGCAGAATTCATGTACCCAAGCCAAAACGCCAAATCAAAGGCATACACAGGAATATGACAGGCTGGACACATTGGCCCCAAGATGTACATGAAAAAGAAAGGAAACCAACAAGCGATGAAGGATCCCATAATGAGTCCTAAAATAAGCGTGGCTCGTTTTTCTTTTTTACGGGCTagtctccttttttctttctcggGTTCCAGTGCTTTTGGTGTTGATACACGGCCCATGTCAATAAGCTCCCTTTTAGGCTTTGTCAATTTCTTACCCAAAAGTGGATGGCAGAAGCGTAACCTCAAAGGTTTCACTACCGAACATCTTGTTACTACTCCAGAATCAGATGAAGACGGATCTATATCACTCATCTGATCGCCGTCCATTGAGTTCGCTGGTATTCCCCTTCTCAAAGAGTTCGCAGGAGAAGCCACTGCAATGGCCATATTCTCTCCATTTGGCTCCCGCAGGGAAGTTGGAGGCGATGATGGTGGCGGCAGACCAATCTTCATGTCAGGGTTACCTGTTGCCATCGGCCCTATGTAAAGACCATTTTCACTTTTGAGGCTGTGGTTCCTGTGACCTGCATCGACTTGCTCGCTGACGGTACGTAACGGAGCCTCATAGTCAGGGTTCATTATCGGAGTGTCTGACCCCGAGCCTGGCTCCTCTTCGTGTACTCTTACGTCTGAAATAAATACTTTCTTGTTAAGCAAACCTGTCCGTTCGGTTGTGGCCCCATTTCTAGAATTGTCGCTCCCAAGAACGGCCATAGGACTTGAGGAGGCTTTTGTGAAGCTAGTGGTGGTGGTTGTATTCTGAGGGACGCTGGTAGAAGTAGCCACACTGTTAGGCTTAGTAGCAGCCTTGTGCATGGTTGTAGAACGATCTCCTACTCCGGTGGTTGAAGGTTTTTTCTTAGGAACACCCCTTCGTGCCCTTGCTTTCGCAGCGTAATATATGCGGATGTACACAAATATCATGATGCAGCTCGGGATATAGAAACTACCCAGTGCAGAGTAGATGACGTACCCCAAATCATCAGATACCTGCAAGGAGAAAAAGGACGTTATTGCCTGTCATCTAACAAGTGAACCAGCAAcatgttttcaataaaaaaaaaatacatgtataaCCAAAAGTATGCTAGGGGATAAGATTCTTACACAGATTTTACGAGAGTAATAATTAAACTATCACAATATACATTATGAAAAAATTAACATAACTATTGTTCGTGTAGACTGACTCCAATATATTTTCCTAATTCTTCTAAACACGAAAACAATTCAATATTAACAACCTGTTTAGTATTAATATTGCCTCAATATGAACTGGAATGAAGACGATATAAGCGTGTTTTTAAATCAAAACGTAACATCATCACCAATAGTCATAAATGCTAAATGACTGTCAATGCTTTTCTGATCTTGATACAGGAAACTGGATAAACTGAGCGTATGCGTCATAAGAAAgaacaaaaaaattgaaaattttcatGAAAGGAATTAGAATAGTTGAATTACGTACCCTCAAAAAGTTACATTTCCGAAACATATGTAAACATAGAgagccaaaaaaaatatttttatccctGAAGGCTAGTTACTTAAATACCTCTTATAAGtaaaaagtaaattattataaATACGGACATCTACACATAATAACGGAAGTAGAAGTATTTTGATAttgatttacatatcaatatttatacacacatttttatatgtatatatccatttaataaataaacaattatatatatatatatatatatatacatacatacatacatacatacgtacatatatatatatatatatatatatatatatatatatatatatatatatatatatatatatgtgtgtgtgtgtgtgtgtgtgtgtgagcgtgtgtgtgtgtgtgagcgtgtgtgtgtgtgtgtgtgtgtgtgtatccgaaaggtcaaaactgacgtctaaatatgtggatagatatgcacacccaccACTTCCTCCCCTTATCCTGACTATATCCCGCGGGTTCAGCAATTAGTGGAGGTGACAAGTGTGCCTCCCGGGGTGCTCTCTCTCACCAGGGAATGTGTGTtatagcttacacacacacacacacacacacacacacacacacacacacacgctaatatattatatatatatacatatatatatataatataaatatatatatatatatatatatatatatatatatatatatatatatatatatatatatatatatataaatatatatatatat encodes the following:
- the Octalpha2R gene encoding alpha-2B adrenergic receptor, with protein sequence MNFFCIVSDDLGYVIYSALGSFYIPSCIMIFVYIRIYYAAKARARRGVPKKKPSTTGVGDRSTTMHKAATKPNSVATSTSVPQNTTTTTSFTKASSSPMAVLGSDNSRNGATTERTGLLNKKVFISDVRVHEEEPGSGSDTPIMNPDYEAPLRTVSEQVDAGHRNHSLKSENGLYIGPMATGNPDMKIGLPPPSSPPTSLREPNGENMAIAVASPANSLRRGIPANSMDGDQMSDIDPSSSDSGVVTRCSVVKPLRLRFCHPLLGKKLTKPKRELIDMGRVSTPKALEPEKEKRRLARKKEKRATLILGLIMGSFIACWFPFFFMYILGPMCPACHIPVYAFDLAFWLGYMNSAFNPVIYTIFNKDFRRAFRKILFK